The following coding sequences are from one Eucalyptus grandis isolate ANBG69807.140 chromosome 11, ASM1654582v1, whole genome shotgun sequence window:
- the LOC104426830 gene encoding uncharacterized protein LOC104426830 yields MSRSRTGLAIKKNRGEDEDQSKHQCPRPKPEVPAEALGFVFPSTRRSNAFVRLSRKVIIAVMSTRSDSDIDDDFRDLYKEYTGPPGSTTVNAQDRAKTTKRPHSGSDEEDEPRDPNTVPTDFTSREAKVWEAKSKATERNWKKKKEEEMICKICGESGHFTQGCPSTLGANRKSQDFFQRVPARDSRVQALFTDRVIQKIEKDTGCKIKMDEKFLIVSGKDRLILTKGIDAVHEMIKEDGDQKGSSSSRMSRSRSPACSPVGERPRQSQSQRSHHGPPSATHFQQRFSRQEKVVEDRVRDDLKKISRGSPQAYGNDRARDHSSRSKSPARPPYKGNSYSSYEGRNQNMGAYRTDGWDSERRASDMQSGSQLELPSRPQTLEELELEYKREAMDLMRIRDKEEDEENYKHREAIREIRESYLKKVAILRGMHAKQWEEFLQFDAQKHQQQARQQMPGPGFGGYKQQGYSDFDGSVNPQYAGGGIPVESRNIYPNQMETYPSRLQGAYGDFQRQRQGYGKTYTRY; encoded by the exons ATGTCCAGAAGCAGAACGGGATtagcaataaagaaaaatagaggagaAGACGAGGACCAGTCGAAACACCAGTGTCCTCGTCCGAAACCAGAAGTACCAGCAGAGGCGCTAGGGTTCGTTTTTCCCTCCACTCGCCGCTCAAACGCATTCGTTCGCCTCTCCAG GAAAGTAATCATTGCCGTCATGTCTACCAGATCAGATTCTGATATAGATGATGATTTTCGTGACCTTTACAAAGAGTACACGGGTCCCCCAGGATCTACTACAGTCAATGCACAGGATAGAGCAAAAACGACCAAAAGGCCTCATTCTGGTTCTGACGAGGAAGATGAACCTCGTGACCCTAATACAGTTCCAACTGACTTTACTAGCCGCGAAGCAAAGGTTTGGGAAGCTAAGTCAAAAGCTACTGAGAGGaactggaagaagaagaaagaagaagagatgatttgtaaaatatgtGGCGAATCTGGTCATTTTACTCAG GGGTGTCCCTCTACTCTAGGAGCCAACCGCAAGTCCCAAGATTTTTTCCAGAGAGTTCCTGCGAGAGACAGTCGTGTGCAAGCACTATTTACAGACAGAGTGATACAGAAGATTGAGAAGGACACTGGCTGCAAAATCAAGATGGATGAAAAGTTCTTGATTGTTAGTGGCAAAGACAGATTAATCTTGACCAAAGGAATTGATGCCGTGCATGAGATGATTAAAGAGGATGGTGATCAGAAGGGCTCTTCTAGTTCTCGCATGTCCAGATCTAGGTCACCAGCGTGCAGCCCTGTGGGTGAACGGCCAAGGCAGTCTCAATCCCAGAGGTCTCATCATGGTCCACCTAGTGCAACGCACTTCCAACAGAGGTTTAGTAGGCAGGAAAAGGTTGTTGAAGATCGTGTTCGTGATGATCTGAAAAAAATTTCGAGGGGTTCTCCGCAAG CTTATGGTAATGATAGGGCTAGAGATCATTCGAGCCGTTCAAAATCTCCAGCACGTCCCCCATACAAAGGCAACTCATATAGCTCTTATGAGGGTCGTAATCAGAACATGGGTGCTTATAGGACTGATGGTTGGGATAGTGAGAGAAGGGCATCAGATATGCAATCTGGAAGTCAGCTTGAATTGCCTTCCCGTCCACAGACATTGGAAGAATTAGAGTTGGAATATAAGAGGGAGGCCATGGATCTCATGAGAATTCGAgataaggaagaagatgaagagaattATAAACATCGTGAG GCTATACGGGAAATAAGGGAGAGTTATTTGAAGAAAGTAGCTATCTTGAGGGGTATGCACGCAAAACAGTGGGAAGAATTTCTCCAGTTTGATGCCCAAAAGCATCAGCAACAGGCACGCCAGCAAATGCCTGGACCTGGTTTTGGCGGTTATAAGCAGCAAGGTTATTCTGACTTTGATGGCTCAGTCAATCCTCAATATGCCGGAGGGGGTATACCTGTTGAATCAAGGAATATTTATCCAAATCAGATGGAAACTTATCCTTCGAGGCTTCAAGGTGCCTATGGTGACTTTCAGCGTCAAAGACAAGGTTATGGAAAAACTTATACGCGTTATTAA
- the LOC104426831 gene encoding uncharacterized protein LOC104426831 yields MDKLELRDSEPEIDLESGGGTSEEDGSTELASVKNSRTNKRLKRSLGGSLSIDRSIKSKPECSVELCSTSSVVEVPNENLEVLVDRKSRESGQENVPFLDKKYVKEKRHTTNSRKPPKPPRPPKGPALDAADQKFVKDIAEVAMRKRTRIERIKALRKNKAANLSASSSSSSLTAMIITLLFFVIIVFQGIRSKSIVGFQDSPEPALTTNEELMSVQHNNNLASHFGRRTRF; encoded by the exons ATGGATAAGTTAGAATTGAGAGATAGCGAGCCGGAAATCGATCTTGAAAGCGGTGGGGGCACCAGTGAAGAAGATGGAAGTACAGAACTTGCTTCGGTAAAAAATTCACGAACGAACAAGCGTCTCAAAAGGTCTTTGGGTGGGAGCTTAAGTATAGACAGATCAATCAAAAGCAAGCCAGAATGCAGTGTAGAATTGTGCAGCACTTCTTCTGTTGTTGAGGTTCCAAATGAGAATCTAGAAGTGTTGGTGGACAGGAAATCAAGAGAAAGTGGCCAAGAAAATGTTCCCTTCCTGGACAAGAAATATGTGAAGGAAAAACGACACACCACAAATTCAAGAAAACCTCCCAAGCCACCAAGACCACCAAAAGGTCCGGCTTTAGATGCTGCTGACCAGAAGTTTGTCAAGGACATTGCAGAGGTGGCTATGAGAAAGCGCACACGAATCGAGCGGATAAAAGCTCTGAGGAAGAATAAAGCAGCCAATTTATCTGCATCGTCTTCAAGCAGCAGCCTCACTGCCATGATAattactcttcttttctttgtaatcATTGTCTTTCAAG GAATACGCTCCAAGAGCATAGTTGGCTTCCAGGATTCCCCTGAGCCAGCACTTACCACCAATGAAGAGCTGATGTCAGTTCAACATAATAATAACCTGGCTTCCCAT TTTGGCAGACGGACACGATTCTAG